The nucleotide sequence AATTAAGATTAAGGTAGGAATCCTAGAAGAAGAAGCCAAAAGATTAAATGAAGCCTATATCTATAGCATTACTCATCATCTACCTTTTGTGCAGTTAAAGATAGCTGAAAGCTTAGATGGAAAGATCTATTATCCAGCTTTAAAAGAAACAAGACATATTACCGGAGAAGAAAGTAGAAAGGAAGTGCATAAGTTACGAAGTCAGGTCGATGCTATTATCATTGGGAAAAATACAGCCTTAATCGATAATCCTTTACTTACTACCCGTTTAGTGAAAGGAAAAAATCCGATAAGAATTGTCTTGGATAGCAAGGGTAGTTTAAGTCCTAACTTAAACTTATTTAAAAATAAAGAAGCCCAAACTATCGTAGCCACTACTGAATTAGCTGATAAAAAAGCAATTTCTGCCTTAGAAAGAGGCGGGGTAGAGGTAATAACGATATCTCCAAAAGATGAAAAGGTTGACCTTGGGCAATTGTTAATTAAACTCTTTAAGAAAGGAATGATTAATCTCTTGGTGGAAGGAGGCTCGTCACTCTCTTTTTCTTTTCTTAAGGCAGAATTAGTAAATAAGATAGTATTTTACCTATCTCCGGTTATAGCTGGCCATGGGCTTTCTCTTTTTAAATCCCAAGAAAGTTTATTATTAAGGTTAAAAGAAGTAAAGTACAAGAGATTAGGAGATGATCTTAGGGTCATAGGATATTTGAAGTAAGAAAGATATTAGTAGTAGGATCAGCCAAGCCATTACGTCTGGGCCAGAACAAACGTTCTCTTGTATTTTCCATAGGTATTTGATTTTTAACTGACAAATTGCTGGCTAACAATGTCTTGACAATGAAGAATTAATATGTTAGTAGTAAGATACTATATGTCACTATAGGAGTAATTATGAATAATATTATCATAATAGGCGCAGGAAAAGGGGGTGCAGCTTTACTAAGGATATTTTGTGATGATAAAGAGATAAAGATAATAGGAATAGCTGAAATAAACCCAGAAAGTCCTGCTTTGGAATTAGCCCGGCAGTATAATATTCCCATTACTAATGATTTTCTAAGTTTATTAGAAAATAAAGATATTGATGCTATCTTTAATGTTACAGGAAGTAAAGAAGTAGAAAAACTTCTTACAGAAAGAAAGCCAGAAAATTGCGAAGTTATTGGATACGAAGGAAGTAAATTAATTATAAAATTAATCGATGAAAGAAAAAAAAACATTCAAGAAATAGAAAAACATATTAAAAAGTTAGAAGAAATTAATGAAAAATTAAAAGAAACTGATAACATAAAAACAAATTTTGTCTCTACGGTTTCTCATGAATTGAGAACTCCTCTCACATCTATTAAAGCTTTTGCAGAAATACTTCTTAGTAATCCTGATGAAGATCTAGAAACTAGAAAAGAATTTTTAACTATTATTAATAATGAAAGCGATCGCCTTAGTCGCCTGATTAATGATATTTTAGACCTTTCTAAGATCGAAGCAGGAAAGATTGAATGGAAGCTCAAGCGAATTGACTTAGGAGTTTTAGTTCAACAAATGTTAAGCTCTTTTCAAGTTTTAGCCAGTGAAAAAAGAGTAAGATTAGAGGCAGAAGTTTTTGAGGATATTCCTGCTGTTTATGCAGATAAAGATAGCCTTATTCAAGTACTAACTAATTTATTAAGTAATGCCATAAAGTTTACCTTTCCCCAAGGAAGAGTAAGGGTCGAGATTAAGTTCACAGAAAAGCCTATCTGTGGTGTATTAGTAAGTGTCTCAGATACAGGAATAGGCATTAAAGAAGAAGACATAGAAGTTGTTTTTGAAAAGTTTAGCCAAATAAGTTCAGATCTTATGACCGATAAGCCTCAAGGAACAGGGTTAGGGTTAGCTATATCTAAGCAAATTGTAACTCGTTACGAAGGAAAAATATGGGTAGAGAGTGAATTTGGAAAAGGTAGTACTTTTTATTTTGTCATTCCCAGTGGTAAACCAGCTAAAAAAGTAGCGAAAGAAGAAGTGGTGGTTAAAAAAAAGAGAGAAGAGAAGTTAATATTAGTGGTAGATGATGAAGTAAATGCTTGTAAGTTTTTAAGCTATCATCTTTTTATGAAAGGTTATAAGGTGATAGAAGCTCACAACGCCGAAGAAGCAATAGAAAAAACCCGAACTTATCTTCCTGATTTAATTACTTTAGATGTAATAATGCCAGGAATTGGTGGGTTTGATGTGGTAAGTATTTTGAAGAATGACCCTCAGACAAGGGATATTCCTATCTTAATGGTCTCCATTATTGATGAAAAAAACAAGGGTTATTGCTTTGGAGCAAATGCTCATATCAATAAACCTGTAGATAAAAGTGAATTAATTAAGAAAGTAGCAGTTTTATTAGACAAAAAGGAAAAAAAGAAGATATTAATTGCTGATGATGATCAGGGTATAGTGAAAGCCATTGGATACACTTTAAATCAGAAAGGTTATCAGACTATTGAAGCTTATAATGGCGAGGAAGCTTTAAATAAGATGATCTCAGAGTTACCTGATTTAGTAATCTTAGACATTATTATGCCGAAGATGAATGGTTATGAAGTTATCCAAAAAATGAGAGAAAAACCCGAAACAAAAAATATTTCAATAATTGTTCTTACTGCTTACAATATAAAAGAGGGTAAAGTAAGAGCTTTATCCTTAGGAGCAGTAGATTATTTTACTAAAACCAATGAACTGGAGTATCTTTATAAAGAAATTGAAGAAATATTAGGATAGAATAGCTATGAAAAAAAAGAAGATATTAGTAGTTGATGATGAGCCTTATGT is from bacterium and encodes:
- the ribD gene encoding bifunctional diaminohydroxyphosphoribosylaminopyrimidine deaminase/5-amino-6-(5-phosphoribosylamino)uracil reductase RibD produces the protein MSKLDLKFMRDTLNLAKKGVGLTSPNPMVGAIIVKDGYIIGKGYHKKAGEVHAEINALRDAKEGVKGAKLYVNLEPCNHFGKTPPCTQEIINSGIKEVVIAMVDPNPLVSGRGIHELKSSRIKIKVGILEEEAKRLNEAYIYSITHHLPFVQLKIAESLDGKIYYPALKETRHITGEESRKEVHKLRSQVDAIIIGKNTALIDNPLLTTRLVKGKNPIRIVLDSKGSLSPNLNLFKNKEAQTIVATTELADKKAISALERGGVEVITISPKDEKVDLGQLLIKLFKKGMINLLVEGGSSLSFSFLKAELVNKIVFYLSPVIAGHGLSLFKSQESLLLRLKEVKYKRLGDDLRVIGYLK
- a CDS encoding response regulator translates to MNNIIIIGAGKGGAALLRIFCDDKEIKIIGIAEINPESPALELARQYNIPITNDFLSLLENKDIDAIFNVTGSKEVEKLLTERKPENCEVIGYEGSKLIIKLIDERKKNIQEIEKHIKKLEEINEKLKETDNIKTNFVSTVSHELRTPLTSIKAFAEILLSNPDEDLETRKEFLTIINNESDRLSRLINDILDLSKIEAGKIEWKLKRIDLGVLVQQMLSSFQVLASEKRVRLEAEVFEDIPAVYADKDSLIQVLTNLLSNAIKFTFPQGRVRVEIKFTEKPICGVLVSVSDTGIGIKEEDIEVVFEKFSQISSDLMTDKPQGTGLGLAISKQIVTRYEGKIWVESEFGKGSTFYFVIPSGKPAKKVAKEEVVVKKKREEKLILVVDDEVNACKFLSYHLFMKGYKVIEAHNAEEAIEKTRTYLPDLITLDVIMPGIGGFDVVSILKNDPQTRDIPILMVSIIDEKNKGYCFGANAHINKPVDKSELIKKVAVLLDKKEKKKILIADDDQGIVKAIGYTLNQKGYQTIEAYNGEEALNKMISELPDLVILDIIMPKMNGYEVIQKMREKPETKNISIIVLTAYNIKEGKVRALSLGAVDYFTKTNELEYLYKEIEEILG